One stretch of Natronobacterium gregoryi SP2 DNA includes these proteins:
- a CDS encoding NOB1 family endonuclease: MYVLDSSAFIHDFHTTEQTATIPLVREELEDESAYRYDAMEGSGMHIHIPNEDTTEKVQRAAKESGDLEVLSETDVRLVAASFELDATLVTDDYAMQNVAEKLNVDVEVIAREGIDEQRHWHYQCQGCGREFDEEKDRCPICGSSLARKNPS, from the coding sequence ATGTACGTTCTCGACTCCTCGGCTTTCATCCACGACTTTCATACGACAGAACAGACTGCAACTATCCCCCTCGTCCGCGAAGAACTCGAGGACGAGAGTGCCTATCGCTACGACGCGATGGAAGGCTCCGGGATGCACATCCACATTCCGAACGAGGACACGACGGAGAAAGTCCAGCGGGCCGCCAAAGAGTCCGGCGACCTGGAGGTGCTCTCCGAGACCGACGTTCGACTCGTTGCGGCTAGTTTCGAACTCGACGCCACGCTCGTGACCGACGATTACGCGATGCAAAACGTCGCGGAGAAACTCAACGTCGACGTCGAAGTGATCGCCCGCGAGGGAATCGACGAGCAGCGCCACTGGCACTACCAGTGTCAGGGCTGTGGCCGCGAGTTCGACGAGGAGAAAGATCGCTGTCCGATCTGTGGTTCATCACTCGCACGCAAGAATCCATCCTGA
- a CDS encoding CPBP family intramembrane glutamic endopeptidase, with protein MTDTVRADDTGATDSDVASSLGTAVAAVTMAAVLVPVRRGVDEPAVLAASGFALVAVFAFLARRHGGPDRRPVAVVATLSSLAVVLLSGYALNRGLLAVVDLPVPLLDGTWSLSLLVTAFVTAGLCVGLGAADYFGVGVAGLVRRAQQTATLAGVGIVGLYVPAMVTLVLEGPAAQILSTPELSMVQGTVVSQLGMALGTGLVVFGYITLRQYDLSFIDLHVPTKRDAAWAVGGLVVLFGAMFLISFFFELIGVESAEHGTTGQAQQSPEVLLVLIPAAILVVGPFEELLYRNVIQKELYRSFSRYGAIVVASVIFALVHVFAYGTADLGAVIASLGIVFGLSIVLGAIYERTDNLLIPSLVHGVYNALLWTSLYFTYA; from the coding sequence ATGACCGACACTGTCCGAGCCGACGACACGGGCGCTACCGATTCTGACGTCGCCTCGAGCCTCGGAACGGCAGTCGCGGCCGTGACGATGGCCGCCGTTCTCGTCCCCGTTCGCCGCGGCGTCGACGAGCCGGCCGTCCTGGCCGCCAGCGGCTTTGCCCTCGTCGCCGTCTTCGCCTTTCTCGCCCGCCGCCACGGCGGTCCCGATCGCAGACCCGTTGCAGTCGTCGCTACCCTCTCGAGTCTGGCGGTCGTCTTGCTCTCCGGCTACGCATTGAACAGGGGCTTGCTGGCGGTGGTCGATCTCCCGGTACCGCTTCTCGACGGAACCTGGTCGCTCTCGCTGCTCGTCACTGCGTTCGTGACGGCAGGGCTGTGCGTCGGTCTCGGGGCCGCAGACTACTTCGGCGTCGGCGTGGCCGGCCTCGTCCGTCGCGCCCAGCAAACTGCGACGCTGGCCGGGGTCGGAATCGTCGGACTGTACGTCCCTGCGATGGTGACGCTGGTCCTCGAAGGCCCGGCCGCCCAGATCTTGTCGACGCCCGAACTATCGATGGTCCAGGGAACCGTCGTTAGCCAGCTCGGGATGGCGCTTGGCACGGGACTGGTCGTGTTCGGGTACATCACGCTCAGACAGTACGACCTGTCGTTTATCGACCTGCACGTTCCGACGAAGCGAGACGCCGCGTGGGCCGTCGGCGGCCTCGTCGTCCTCTTCGGGGCGATGTTTCTGATCTCGTTTTTCTTCGAACTGATCGGCGTCGAAAGCGCAGAACACGGCACCACAGGTCAGGCACAGCAGTCCCCGGAAGTCCTGCTCGTGTTGATCCCCGCGGCGATTCTGGTCGTCGGCCCCTTCGAGGAGTTGCTCTACCGAAACGTGATCCAGAAAGAACTGTACCGTAGCTTCTCCCGGTACGGCGCGATCGTCGTTGCCAGCGTCATCTTCGCGCTGGTTCACGTCTTCGCATACGGGACGGCCGACCTCGGTGCAGTCATCGCCAGTCTCGGGATCGTCTTCGGTCTATCGATCGTCCTCGGTGCCATCTACGAGCGAACCGATAACCTGCTAATCCCGTCGCTCGTCCACGGCGTCTACAACGCACTCCTCTGGACGAGCCTCTATTTCACCTACGCCTGA
- a CDS encoding PRC-barrel domain-containing protein — MSEILAENLSGKAVMGSDGTELGLLYNITMDLKSGQLRDLIVEPDDELPARAVDFDVDEGGRFLVPVSRVQAVKDYIVVKR, encoded by the coding sequence ATGAGCGAGATACTCGCAGAGAATCTATCGGGGAAGGCCGTCATGGGTTCCGACGGGACGGAACTCGGGCTCCTCTACAACATCACGATGGACCTCAAGTCGGGACAGCTTCGCGACCTGATCGTCGAACCTGACGACGAACTTCCAGCCCGCGCCGTCGACTTCGATGTCGACGAAGGCGGCCGGTTTCTCGTGCCAGTCAGCCGCGTTCAGGCGGTGAAAGATTACATTGTCGTCAAGCGCTAA
- a CDS encoding DUF5812 family protein has translation MTEKTGTFVVTHAESESAVVRDVETAQVHTLASNPGLELHDVLEATVAPEPPLEVAWEVIDVEERRSIELVDSDLEPTQHERALAAETDVGDIVKEERAGTGEIHVFPVPGEDVEAAATDVLEDDETIARAARLEAVRVEVRRSVDDGVLSVRYLPN, from the coding sequence ATGACCGAAAAGACGGGTACGTTCGTCGTCACGCACGCCGAAAGCGAGTCGGCCGTCGTCCGCGACGTCGAGACTGCACAGGTCCACACGCTCGCCTCGAACCCCGGCCTCGAGCTCCACGACGTCCTCGAGGCGACCGTCGCACCCGAACCGCCACTCGAAGTCGCCTGGGAAGTGATCGACGTCGAGGAGCGCCGGTCGATCGAACTGGTCGACAGCGACCTCGAGCCGACCCAACACGAGAGAGCGCTCGCTGCAGAGACCGACGTCGGCGACATCGTGAAAGAAGAACGGGCCGGCACCGGCGAGATTCACGTCTTTCCGGTTCCCGGCGAGGACGTCGAGGCTGCCGCGACCGACGTCTTGGAGGACGACGAGACGATCGCGCGAGCGGCGCGACTCGAGGCGGTCCGCGTCGAGGTGCGCCGGTCGGTCGACGACGGCGTGTTGAGCGTGCGGTACCTGCCGAACTAG
- a CDS encoding outer membrane protein assembly factor BamB family protein: MPSRCSRRSMLTATGTLGVAALSGCLGSRTADAGETAAYDWSTGGADARNSRAIPDGVAPRDDPTLEWALEFDAYPVLAEPIVADEVVLLTTGRDVVAVDRETRERLWSVESENGDRGVTYTSASTVVEGVAYVTDHGTLIAVDVESGKREWKYEFDYPFVDHAPTYLDRTEHLYAAAGEYVRSFDPETGEVVWERQLQGIAHGSIVFNETSLFPLVVATQSGELYALDTSGRVRWRRQLPDWIRSTPTVVTSGDRLGGSGIVVGCRDGYVYCLDDTGRREWRASTGTSPDGASAVAHDRVFVRDNETLYAFDADDGDESWRVDVGEGTRNPPIVVGDTVYVGGDRLYAIDVDGGIGVREHRVRERRFASDVDGTVTFVSAADGQLFVVVDLEDGEFELHVLS; this comes from the coding sequence ATGCCCTCCCGCTGCTCTCGCCGCTCGATGCTCACCGCGACTGGAACGCTCGGCGTCGCCGCCCTCTCTGGCTGTCTCGGTAGCCGAACCGCTGACGCGGGCGAGACGGCCGCCTACGACTGGTCGACCGGTGGTGCCGACGCTCGAAACTCCCGGGCGATCCCCGACGGCGTCGCCCCACGGGACGACCCGACACTCGAGTGGGCACTCGAGTTCGACGCCTATCCGGTCCTCGCGGAACCGATCGTTGCCGACGAGGTCGTGTTACTGACGACCGGGCGCGACGTCGTCGCCGTCGACCGCGAAACGCGCGAGCGGCTGTGGTCCGTCGAGTCGGAGAACGGTGACCGCGGCGTCACGTACACGAGCGCGTCGACGGTCGTCGAGGGGGTGGCGTACGTCACCGATCACGGGACGTTGATCGCCGTCGACGTAGAGAGCGGCAAGCGCGAGTGGAAGTACGAGTTCGACTATCCGTTCGTGGACCACGCGCCGACGTACCTCGATCGAACGGAGCACCTCTACGCGGCCGCCGGCGAGTACGTTCGATCGTTCGACCCCGAGACGGGCGAGGTGGTCTGGGAGCGCCAGTTGCAAGGGATCGCCCATGGGTCGATCGTGTTCAACGAGACCTCCCTGTTCCCGCTGGTCGTCGCCACACAGAGTGGCGAACTGTACGCGCTCGACACCTCGGGGCGCGTTCGCTGGCGACGACAGCTACCGGACTGGATCAGGTCGACACCGACGGTGGTCACGTCGGGCGATCGACTGGGTGGATCGGGAATCGTCGTCGGCTGCCGGGACGGGTACGTGTACTGTCTCGACGACACCGGCAGGCGGGAGTGGCGTGCCAGCACGGGCACGTCTCCTGACGGCGCCAGTGCGGTCGCCCACGACAGAGTGTTCGTCCGGGACAACGAGACGCTCTACGCCTTCGACGCCGACGACGGCGACGAATCCTGGCGAGTCGACGTCGGTGAAGGCACGCGGAATCCACCGATCGTCGTCGGCGACACCGTCTACGTCGGCGGCGACCGACTGTACGCGATCGACGTCGACGGCGGGATCGGCGTCCGCGAACACCGCGTTCGCGAGCGCCGGTTCGCGTCCGACGTCGACGGCACAGTGACGTTCGTCAGCGCAGCCGACGGACAACTGTTCGTCGTGGTCGACCTCGAGGACGGCGAGTTCGAGTTGCACGTGCTCTCCTAG
- the secF gene encoding protein translocase subunit SecF, giving the protein MGTFDVPDIEYTRYSSRQLLAVPLAVLAVALLVLGGTFVMTGAPVPLGMDFAGGAQLTVQTTSADAEIQDAFTVEPDSIQAVQAPDVDNQYTIQFAGVEDDDVISDLATQAEANLAQDGDASIVQSESTASASFAEQAQQTALLGIAAAFVGMSVIAFLLFRTFVPSIAIVASAFSDMVIPLAFMSVADIPLSLGTVAALLMLIGYSVDSDILLNNHVLRRQGDFYESTHRAMRTGITMTVTSMMAMLVMGITASLFGVELLASVGIILFVGLAADLMNTYLMNVTLLRWYKFHGVRS; this is encoded by the coding sequence ATGGGGACTTTCGACGTACCGGACATAGAGTACACCCGGTACAGCAGCCGCCAACTCTTGGCGGTGCCGCTTGCGGTTCTTGCAGTTGCGCTGCTCGTTCTCGGTGGGACGTTCGTGATGACCGGTGCACCCGTGCCCCTGGGCATGGACTTTGCGGGCGGAGCACAGCTGACGGTCCAGACGACGTCTGCGGACGCCGAGATCCAGGATGCCTTCACGGTGGAACCGGATTCCATCCAGGCCGTACAGGCACCCGACGTCGACAACCAGTATACGATCCAGTTTGCCGGCGTCGAGGACGACGACGTGATCTCGGACCTGGCGACACAGGCCGAAGCGAATCTAGCCCAGGATGGCGACGCGTCGATCGTCCAGTCCGAATCGACGGCGTCGGCGAGCTTCGCCGAACAGGCACAACAGACCGCACTCCTGGGGATCGCTGCCGCGTTCGTCGGGATGAGCGTCATCGCGTTTCTGCTCTTTCGGACGTTCGTCCCGTCGATCGCAATCGTCGCGTCGGCTTTTTCCGACATGGTGATTCCGCTGGCGTTCATGTCGGTCGCCGACATCCCGCTCTCGCTGGGAACGGTCGCCGCGCTGTTGATGCTGATCGGGTACTCGGTCGACTCGGATATCCTGTTGAACAACCACGTTCTGCGGCGACAGGGTGACTTCTACGAGAGCACCCACCGCGCGATGCGGACCGGTATCACGATGACTGTCACCTCGATGATGGCGATGCTCGTGATGGGGATCACCGCGTCACTGTTCGGCGTGGAGCTACTGGCGTCGGTCGGTATTATCCTCTTCGTCGGTCTCGCAGCCGACCTGATGAACACGTACCTAATGAACGTAACCCTGCTTCGCTGGTACAAATTCCACGGGGTGAGATCGTAA